A stretch of the Panthera uncia isolate 11264 chromosome D1, Puncia_PCG_1.0, whole genome shotgun sequence genome encodes the following:
- the PTGDR2 gene encoding prostaglandin D2 receptor 2: protein MSLVPGGLIYTIHGSGSNPLGRGGPLLPSHCLPQHPLLSTAEPAMSANVTLKPLCPILEQMSRIQSHSNSSIRYMDHVSVLLHGLASVLGLAENGLILFVVGCRMRQTVVTTWVLHLALSDLLATASLPFFTYFLAVGHSWELGTTFCKLHSSVFFLNMFASGFLLSAISLDRCLQVVRPVWAQNHRTVAAAHRVCLVLWALAVLNTVPYFVFRDTIPRLDGRIMCYYNVLLLNPGPDRDATCNSRQAALAVSKFLLAFVVPLAIIASSHAVVSVQLRHRGRRRPSRFVRLVAAVVAAFALCWGPYHVFSLLEARAHADAELRPLVWRGLPFVTSLAFINSVVNPLLYVLTCPDVLRKLRRSLRSVLESVLLDDSELGGLGAGCGRRASGPRPAPRPAPGRPAAGPPRWLAWLCGGRLASAQRARAQDESGPLNRALSTTSG from the exons ATGTCACTGGTCCCCGGTGGCCTCATCTATACCATTCACGGGTCAGGTTCCAatcccctggggagggggggtcccCTGCTGCCCTCGCACTGCCTACCTCAGCACCCCCTCCTCTCCACCGCAGAGCCGGCCATGTCTGCCAACGTCACGCTGAAGCCGCTCTGCCCCATCCTGGAGCAGATGAGCCGCATCCAAAGCCACAGCAACTCCAGCATCCGCTACATGGACCACGTGTCGGTGCTGCTGCACGGGCTGGCCTCGGTGCTGGGCCTGGCGGAGAACGGACTCATCCTCTTCGTGGTGGGCTGCCGCATGCGCCAGACGGTGGTCACCACCTGGGTGCTGCACCTGGCGCTGTCCGACCTGCTGGCCACCGCCTCCCTGCCCTTCTTCACTTACTTCCTGGCCGTGGGCCACTCATGGGAGCTGGGCACCACCTTCTGCAAGCTGCACTCCTCCGTCTTCTTCCTCAACATGTTCGCCAGCGGCTTCCTGCTCAGCGCCATCAGCCTGGACCGCTGCCTGCAGGTGGTGCGGCCCGTGTGGGCGCAGAACCACCGCACGGTGGCGGCGGCCCACAGGGTCTGCCTGGTGCTCTGGGCCCTGGCCGTCCTCAACACGGTGCCCTACTTCGTGTTCCGGGACACCATCCCGCGGCTGGACGGCCGCATCATGTGCTACTACAACGTGCTGCTCCTGAACCCGGGGCCCGACCGCGACGCCACGTGCAACTCGCGTCAGGCGGCCCTGGCCGTCAGCAAGTTCCTGCTGGCCTTCGTCGTGCCGCTGGCCATCATTGCCTCCAGCCACGCGGTCGTGAGCGTGCAGCTGCGCCACCGCGGCCGCCGGCGGCCCAGCCGCTTCGTGCGCCTGGTGGCGGCCGTGGTGGCGGCCTTCGCGCTCTGCTGGGGGCCCTACCACGTGTTCAGCCTGCTGGAGGCGCGCGCGCACGCCGACGCGGAGCTGCGGCCGCTCGTGTGGCGCGGCCTGCCCTTCGTCACCAGCCTGGCCTTCATCAACAGCGTGGTCAACCCGCTGCTCTACGTGCTCACGTGCCCCGACGTGCTGCGCAAGCTGCGGCGCTCGCTGCGGAGCGTGCTGGAGAGCGTGCTGCTGGACGACAGCGAGCTGGGCGGCTTAGGGGCAG GCTGTGGCCGCCGCGCCtccggcccccgccccgccccccgccccgcccccggccgcccGGCCGCCGGGCCCCCGCGCTGGCTCGCCTGGCTGTGCGGCGGCCGCCTGGCGTCCGCGCAGAGGGCCCGGGCCCAGGACGAGAGCGGCCCCCTGAACCGGGCGCTGAGCACCACCTCGGGGTAA